In [Clostridium] cellulosi, one genomic interval encodes:
- a CDS encoding putative membrane protein (Hypothetical protein), whose amino-acid sequence MQGGEVMYALICVWTGVLCGAFVGVFGIWAFLKGQSSAVICRMGGVPEFKTSKRKAGKGTPDISEQIGAMFANAD is encoded by the coding sequence ATGCAGGGAGGTGAAGTTATGTATGCCTTAATATGCGTTTGGACCGGGGTGTTGTGCGGAGCTTTTGTAGGCGTATTCGGCATCTGGGCTTTTTTAAAAGGCCAGTCAAGCGCGGTAATCTGCAGAATGGGCGGCGTGCCTGAATTTAAAACCAGCAAAAGAAAGGCGGGCAAAGGAACGCCGGATATCTCCGAACAGATAGGCGCGATGTTTGCAAACGCCGACTGA
- a CDS encoding PBSX family phage terminase, large subunit (High confidence in function and specificity): MKSKNSLKHMIKLSGKPSKRQMEFLKATTKYVAYGGARGGGKSWALRRKCILLAAKYPGIRILIVRRTLQELRENHTLPLKRELEGLATYSSEEKAFYFPNSSRLKLGYLADDGDVNQYQGQEYDIICMDEATQFTFFQFTCLNACLRGGNPKHPKRFYLTCNPGGVGHAWVKRLFIDRNYRNGENPDEYTFIPAKVYDNDFLMKTNPGYLHQLESLPDDLRRAWLYGEWDAFAGQFFPEFSRQVHVVKPFKIPQNYTRYYVNDYGLDMLAGLWIAVSPQGRAFVYREIYKPNLIVSEAAKQIKALESDDEEIFVRLAPPDLWGRSKDSGKSVIEIFAENGLYFCKADSDRRQGWMALREWLKPEKQADGTVQAKLAIFENCHNLIRTLPLLQYDRKVPDDAAKEPHELTHAPDALRYFAAWRTVESESSNYSLPQGNEITSDYLSGLWN; this comes from the coding sequence TTGAAAAGCAAAAACAGTTTAAAGCACATGATTAAACTTTCCGGCAAGCCGTCAAAACGGCAGATGGAATTTTTAAAAGCGACAACTAAATATGTGGCATACGGCGGGGCCCGGGGCGGAGGAAAGTCATGGGCGCTGCGGCGCAAGTGCATACTGCTGGCGGCAAAATACCCGGGAATCAGGATTCTCATAGTCAGGCGGACGCTTCAGGAACTCAGGGAAAACCACACCTTGCCCTTAAAGCGTGAGCTGGAGGGGCTTGCCACTTACAGCTCGGAGGAGAAAGCCTTCTATTTTCCCAACTCAAGCCGCCTCAAGCTCGGATATCTGGCTGACGACGGCGATGTGAACCAGTATCAAGGCCAGGAGTATGACATTATCTGCATGGACGAAGCAACGCAGTTTACCTTTTTCCAGTTCACATGCCTGAACGCCTGCTTAAGAGGCGGCAACCCGAAGCATCCAAAGCGGTTTTACCTGACGTGCAACCCCGGCGGGGTGGGGCATGCTTGGGTAAAAAGGCTGTTTATCGACAGAAATTATAGAAACGGCGAAAACCCCGACGAATACACATTCATACCGGCAAAAGTGTATGACAACGACTTTTTGATGAAAACAAATCCCGGTTATCTTCACCAACTTGAGAGCTTGCCGGATGATTTGAGGCGGGCGTGGCTTTACGGCGAATGGGACGCCTTCGCAGGCCAGTTCTTCCCCGAGTTCAGCAGGCAGGTTCATGTCGTGAAACCCTTTAAAATACCGCAGAATTACACAAGGTACTATGTCAACGATTACGGCCTGGACATGCTGGCGGGGCTGTGGATTGCGGTGTCGCCGCAAGGCAGGGCCTTTGTTTACAGGGAAATCTATAAACCAAACCTCATTGTCAGTGAGGCGGCAAAGCAGATAAAAGCCCTTGAATCCGACGATGAAGAGATATTCGTAAGGCTCGCGCCGCCCGACCTGTGGGGACGTTCCAAGGACAGCGGCAAAAGCGTCATTGAAATCTTTGCCGAGAACGGCCTCTATTTCTGCAAGGCCGACAGCGACAGGCGGCAGGGCTGGATGGCGCTGAGGGAATGGCTCAAGCCGGAAAAGCAGGCGGACGGGACGGTGCAGGCGAAACTTGCGATCTTTGAAAACTGCCATAATCTCATACGCACACTTCCGCTTCTGCAGTATGACAGAAAGGTACCCGACGACGCGGCGAAAGAGCCCCATGAGCTGACCCATGCGCCGGACGCCCTCAGGTATTTTGCAGCATGGAGAACAGTTGAAAGCGAAAGCAGCAATTATTCGCTTCCACAGGGCAACGAGATTACAAGTGATTACCTCAGCGGCCTGTGGAATTAA
- a CDS encoding hypothetical protein (Family membership), whose translation METIKWVETPPCRLCSGPEEYRRRYPCMGCEKLGRKDNEKPVEIKIHRKTRAELDSRNMKIAKLYANGLSYRKIAIMLGMPRATVQSAVKAAKRRAGGCL comes from the coding sequence ATGGAAACAATTAAATGGGTTGAAACGCCGCCATGCAGGCTTTGCAGCGGACCAGAGGAATACAGGCGCCGCTATCCGTGCATGGGGTGTGAAAAGCTCGGCAGGAAGGACAATGAGAAGCCGGTTGAAATTAAGATTCACAGGAAGACCCGTGCCGAACTGGACAGCAGAAATATGAAAATCGCGAAGCTTTACGCTAACGGGCTATCTTACCGGAAAATCGCCATTATGCTCGGAATGCCGCGGGCAACTGTGCAGAGCGCGGTTAAGGCGGCAAAACGGCGCGCCGGAGGCTGCCTCTAA
- a CDS encoding hypothetical protein (Family membership) yields the protein MRESLSDERRKLVNDNLNLVYYVLNSMGITRQNPDYDDLFGAGCVGLCKAGIRWKKGRLSFSTFAYHLIRHEIINEMVSYSRAAKLSCVDENVRTAGAEKGFDEIETEIAFRQFCEKSKQLLSDSEAKVLKLSVEGKTCGQTAAILGLSASAVKKARKKAKEAFIEFLKDQKAERTEKPAKGGVLDGNN from the coding sequence ATGAGGGAGAGTTTGAGTGATGAAAGGCGCAAGCTTGTCAATGACAATTTAAATCTTGTTTATTATGTGCTCAATTCAATGGGCATTACAAGACAAAACCCGGACTATGACGACCTATTCGGGGCAGGCTGCGTCGGGCTTTGCAAGGCGGGGATAAGGTGGAAGAAGGGGCGTTTGAGTTTTTCGACATTTGCCTACCACTTAATCCGGCACGAGATAATCAACGAGATGGTTTCATATTCAAGGGCCGCAAAGCTCAGTTGTGTAGATGAGAACGTCCGGACAGCCGGGGCGGAAAAGGGATTCGATGAAATAGAAACAGAAATCGCCTTTCGCCAGTTTTGCGAAAAGTCAAAGCAGTTGCTTTCGGACAGCGAGGCAAAGGTTTTGAAACTCTCGGTTGAGGGCAAAACCTGCGGACAGACAGCCGCGATTCTCGGACTCAGCGCTTCCGCTGTCAAAAAGGCGAGAAAGAAGGCAAAGGAAGCGTTTATTGAATTCTTAAAAGACCAAAAAGCGGAGCGGACTGAAAAACCGGCAAAAGGAGGAGTTTTGGATGGAAACAATTAA
- a CDS encoding hypothetical protein (Family membership) produces MDIGARIKSRRLELGMSLDDLGKRIGVNRSTIKRYEDGLIKNIPQKTVEMLAVALKTTPSYLMGWDSEKKQDDLQLDGEILLLAREMQKLPADKRNLLKNIIKTMSDIASGESEK; encoded by the coding sequence ATGGATATCGGTGCAAGAATAAAGTCGAGAAGGCTCGAACTTGGCATGTCGCTTGATGATTTGGGCAAACGCATTGGGGTAAACAGGTCCACCATCAAGCGCTATGAAGATGGGCTTATCAAGAACATACCTCAAAAAACGGTAGAAATGCTCGCCGTTGCTCTCAAAACCACGCCTTCATACCTCATGGGATGGGACAGCGAAAAGAAACAGGATGACCTTCAGCTTGACGGTGAAATACTGCTTTTGGCAAGAGAAATGCAAAAACTTCCGGCAGATAAGCGCAATCTTTTGAAAAATATAATTAAAACCATGTCGGATATCGCTTCAGGGGAATCGGAGAAATGA
- a CDS encoding hypothetical protein (Family membership), whose amino-acid sequence MISCDRFDFVCRKSYEFLLSIGASSLPINPFEAIRKKHWGLTTYTELCAMVPGNVTVNDIAEACKSRDGFTVYSGGNYCIAYNDTVRVRNRIRFTLMHEAGHIICGHFNGGITDINQYRELESEANLFASNVLAPAAVIKACGLCTPEQLMAACGLSYNAAKVRLEQIMSIKQHPLDSKILKAFESYINICNRRIDIGSADICLDSSAV is encoded by the coding sequence ATGATTTCTTGCGACCGCTTTGATTTCGTCTGCCGAAAATCATACGAATTTCTTCTAAGTATCGGCGCTTCTTCTCTGCCAATCAATCCCTTTGAAGCCATCAGAAAAAAACACTGGGGACTTACAACTTATACTGAGCTTTGCGCCATGGTTCCCGGGAATGTCACCGTCAACGATATCGCAGAGGCCTGCAAAAGCCGCGACGGGTTCACTGTTTACAGCGGCGGGAATTACTGCATTGCCTATAACGACACCGTTCGGGTCCGAAACCGCATTAGGTTTACTCTCATGCATGAAGCCGGACATATAATCTGCGGTCACTTTAACGGCGGCATTACCGACATCAATCAATACCGCGAGTTGGAATCAGAGGCTAACCTGTTTGCCTCAAATGTGCTCGCCCCAGCCGCCGTGATAAAGGCCTGCGGGCTCTGCACGCCAGAACAGCTTATGGCAGCGTGCGGGCTTTCCTACAATGCCGCAAAGGTTAGGCTTGAACAGATAATGAGCATTAAGCAGCACCCGCTGGATAGCAAAATTTTGAAAGCGTTTGAGTCTTATATCAATATCTGCAACAGGCGCATCGACATCGGCTCGGCAGATATCTGCCTTGACAGCTCAGCGGTGTGA
- a CDS encoding hypothetical protein (High confidence in function and specificity): MKLYNSGGSKNIYSGREITWEIPEDNPAHIKVNSRMPKKVQPQKKAASRKKKAKMLESLKLLFLSFSIMLLLTFSAGLFLMYGPFPYFRDLWVTTAMSTLHHQWLATMFFDQKTIDEILANNRTIETENVTNENDVSVTAKAPPDNATELPKSPSDGEHIINGIGFTRLKTATYEGWVIRVFDPSRIYMAVSQGYGYSGEKVSHMTQRLGAFVGINAGGFIDVNGQGNGGMADKVLISKGRLIATCNAKETHSIVGFDKKGRLLLTRCQSSEISGLTKVFRDAVEFKPFLIVNGTPTKMTGNGGYGIQPRTAIGQTKDGIVIFVQIDGRRPPVIGASVKELQQIFIKYNAYNAANLDGGASSIFVFRGKVVSNPSSHSGERFVPDAFLINYK; the protein is encoded by the coding sequence ATGAAACTTTACAATTCAGGTGGTTCGAAAAATATATACAGCGGGCGCGAAATAACGTGGGAAATTCCAGAAGATAATCCGGCTCATATAAAAGTAAACAGCCGGATGCCGAAAAAGGTTCAGCCGCAGAAAAAAGCAGCAAGCAGAAAGAAAAAGGCGAAAATGCTCGAGAGTTTAAAGCTGTTATTTCTGTCTTTTTCGATTATGCTGCTTCTGACATTTTCGGCAGGCCTGTTTTTGATGTATGGGCCGTTTCCTTATTTCCGCGACTTATGGGTCACAACGGCTATGAGTACGCTCCATCACCAGTGGCTCGCTACCATGTTCTTTGACCAGAAAACTATTGACGAGATACTGGCGAACAATAGGACTATTGAAACTGAAAACGTGACAAATGAAAATGATGTTTCGGTAACTGCCAAAGCTCCTCCGGATAACGCAACCGAGCTTCCGAAAAGTCCGTCTGACGGAGAGCATATAATCAACGGCATAGGTTTTACGCGGCTTAAGACAGCTACATATGAAGGCTGGGTTATCCGCGTTTTTGACCCGTCGCGTATCTATATGGCGGTATCACAGGGATATGGGTACTCAGGTGAAAAGGTGTCTCACATGACACAAAGGCTCGGAGCCTTTGTTGGAATAAACGCCGGCGGCTTTATTGATGTCAATGGCCAGGGTAACGGCGGAATGGCTGACAAGGTTTTAATATCTAAGGGCAGGTTGATAGCAACGTGCAATGCCAAGGAAACGCACAGCATTGTTGGGTTTGACAAAAAGGGAAGGCTTTTGCTCACCAGATGTCAGAGCAGTGAAATAAGCGGCCTTACAAAAGTTTTTAGGGACGCAGTTGAATTCAAGCCGTTTCTCATAGTCAACGGTACCCCGACAAAAATGACAGGCAACGGAGGCTACGGCATACAGCCGCGGACCGCCATAGGCCAGACGAAAGATGGCATTGTAATCTTCGTTCAGATTGACGGAAGAAGGCCGCCAGTTATCGGTGCGTCGGTTAAAGAGCTTCAGCAGATTTTTATAAAATACAATGCCTATAACGCAGCGAATCTTGACGGCGGGGCATCGAGTATCTTTGTTTTTAGAGGAAAAGTGGTCAGCAATCCTTCAAGCCATTCCGGCGAAAGGTTTGTCCCAGACGCATTTCTTATAAACTATAAATAA
- a CDS encoding quorum-sensing autoinducer 2 (AI-2), LuxS (High confidence in function and specificity), producing MDLKLIKSFQVDHDKLKPGMYISRIDGDIVTYDLRLKVPNAGDYLQTAALHTIEHLFATYVRSSTYADKIIYFGPMGCRTGFYFITRALEHEKVIELTKQAFNFIKNFEGDIPGAKRKECGNYLDHDPIGAKREAAEYLKVLENVTVDSLNY from the coding sequence ATGGACCTTAAACTTATCAAGAGCTTTCAGGTCGACCATGATAAACTAAAACCCGGCATGTATATATCCCGCATTGACGGGGATATCGTAACCTATGACCTCAGACTCAAGGTTCCAAATGCCGGAGATTATCTGCAAACCGCAGCGCTCCACACTATCGAGCACCTCTTTGCGACATATGTGCGCAGCAGCACCTATGCCGATAAAATAATATACTTCGGGCCTATGGGCTGCCGGACTGGATTCTATTTCATCACCCGCGCCCTCGAGCACGAAAAAGTGATTGAGCTCACGAAGCAGGCTTTCAATTTCATCAAGAATTTTGAAGGCGATATACCTGGCGCCAAACGTAAAGAATGCGGCAACTATCTTGACCATGACCCAATCGGCGCCAAAAGAGAAGCCGCGGAATATTTAAAAGTTCTCGAAAACGTAACAGTTGATAGCCTTAATTATTGA
- the murA3 gene encoding UDP-N-acetylglucosamine 1-carboxyvinyltransferase 3 (High confidence in function and specificity) has product MDKFVIHGGNQLHGEVEISGAKNAVVAILPATVLAETPCRIENIPNISDVFIIMDILKQLGAKVKMINRTTVEIDGSHISQPVVPYDLARKMRASCYFLGALLGRFSHAQVSMPGGCDFGVRPIDQHIKGFEALGAEISLEHGMVEAHAMELHGSQIYLDVVSVGATVNIMLAAVKAKGQTIIENAAKEPHIVDLANFLSSMGADIRGAGTDVIKINGVEHLHGVTYSIIPDQIEAGTFMAAAAATGGNIIVRNVIPKHLESISAKLIEMGVQLKEYDDAIEVISNGVLNHANIKTMPHPGFPTDMQPQMAVLLSIASGTSIITEGVWDNRFRYVDELKRMGANIQVDGKIAVIEGVDHLTGAPVKATDLRAGAALLIAGLIARGTTEIEDIQHIERGYENVDKKFSALGAEIKRIKFPESVPAAV; this is encoded by the coding sequence ATGGATAAATTTGTCATACATGGTGGAAACCAATTACATGGTGAAGTAGAAATATCTGGAGCAAAAAATGCAGTGGTGGCTATTCTTCCAGCAACTGTCCTGGCCGAAACCCCTTGCCGCATTGAAAATATACCGAATATCAGCGACGTTTTTATTATCATGGATATTTTAAAGCAGCTCGGCGCAAAGGTAAAAATGATCAACAGAACAACAGTTGAGATTGACGGGTCGCATATATCACAACCTGTCGTTCCATATGACCTTGCGAGAAAAATGCGGGCATCATGTTACTTCCTGGGTGCTTTGCTCGGGCGTTTTTCTCATGCCCAGGTTTCGATGCCGGGAGGCTGCGATTTCGGCGTGCGCCCGATTGACCAACACATAAAAGGGTTTGAAGCGCTGGGAGCAGAAATTTCCCTTGAACACGGCATGGTTGAGGCACATGCAATGGAGCTTCATGGCAGCCAGATTTACCTTGACGTCGTGTCTGTCGGCGCAACAGTCAATATAATGCTGGCAGCGGTTAAGGCAAAGGGACAGACAATTATTGAAAATGCGGCAAAAGAGCCGCATATTGTCGATCTTGCCAACTTTCTCAGCTCAATGGGAGCAGATATCCGCGGCGCAGGAACGGATGTTATCAAGATAAACGGCGTTGAACACCTTCACGGTGTGACCTATTCTATTATTCCCGACCAAATTGAGGCGGGAACCTTTATGGCTGCAGCGGCAGCAACAGGCGGAAATATCATTGTCAGAAACGTAATTCCAAAACATCTGGAATCCATTTCAGCAAAATTAATTGAGATGGGTGTACAGTTAAAAGAATACGATGACGCCATTGAAGTCATCTCCAACGGTGTTCTCAATCACGCAAACATCAAGACAATGCCTCATCCAGGTTTTCCGACTGATATGCAGCCGCAGATGGCGGTTCTGCTTTCGATAGCTTCCGGCACAAGTATTATAACCGAAGGGGTTTGGGATAACCGCTTCAGATACGTCGACGAGTTAAAGCGCATGGGCGCAAATATTCAGGTTGACGGTAAAATCGCCGTAATTGAAGGCGTTGACCATTTGACCGGAGCTCCTGTCAAAGCAACCGATTTGCGTGCGGGAGCAGCGCTTCTGATTGCCGGACTCATCGCACGGGGCACTACGGAAATCGAGGATATTCAGCATATTGAACGCGGTTATGAAAACGTCGATAAAAAGTTTTCAGCGCTCGGCGCCGAAATAAAACGCATTAAGTTCCCCGAAAGCGTTCCGGCAGCTGTCTAA
- a CDS encoding putative metal dependent hydrolase (High confidence in function and specificity), whose protein sequence is MAKLCAMFSGSSGNCAYVSAGGVSLLVDAGVSARSICKALESIGSSINNIAGILITHEHSDHIRGLKTLLSKYKIPVYANAGTIDGILSSMEIDSDNFIELKSGGSTLIADIAVSSFCTSHDSRESVGYRIHTPDGKQIGIATDLGYVSDTVMNGISGCDAVIIESNHDVGMLQNGRYPYYLKRRILSKTGHLSNDDCAKVLPALCSAGSRYFILAHLSRDNNIPELALETAISSMNLSGIPQDEYEIEVAPRNGPEHILTI, encoded by the coding sequence ATGGCAAAACTCTGCGCCATGTTCAGCGGAAGCAGCGGCAACTGCGCTTACGTCTCGGCTGGCGGCGTATCGTTGCTCGTTGACGCAGGCGTCAGTGCCCGTTCTATCTGCAAGGCGCTTGAATCAATCGGCTCTAGCATTAATAATATTGCCGGAATATTGATTACCCATGAGCACAGCGACCACATTAGAGGTCTCAAGACGCTTCTTTCAAAGTATAAAATACCGGTTTACGCAAACGCCGGTACTATTGACGGCATACTCAGCAGCATGGAAATTGACAGCGATAATTTCATAGAATTAAAAAGCGGAGGCAGCACCCTCATAGCTGACATTGCGGTTTCATCATTTTGCACATCGCATGACAGCCGAGAAAGTGTTGGATACCGCATACATACGCCGGACGGCAAACAAATAGGCATAGCGACTGACCTCGGTTACGTCAGCGATACTGTTATGAATGGGATATCGGGCTGCGACGCTGTCATCATTGAATCCAACCATGACGTGGGAATGCTCCAAAATGGCCGGTATCCATATTATTTAAAACGGCGTATCTTATCAAAAACCGGCCATCTTTCAAACGACGATTGTGCAAAAGTTCTGCCGGCACTCTGCTCTGCTGGTTCCCGCTATTTCATCCTCGCTCACTTAAGCCGTGACAATAATATTCCGGAGCTTGCGCTTGAGACTGCAATTTCTTCAATGAATCTATCCGGCATACCTCAGGACGAATATGAGATAGAAGTTGCCCCGCGCAACGGCCCTGAACATATTCTGACCATTTAA